From the genome of Arthrobacter russicus:
CCATCTCTTCGGAAATCTGGTTGAACCGCTGGATCTTCTCGAAGATCTCGCCGACGCCTTCCTGGACATTGCCCAGAACCGTTTTCGCTTCGTTCAACGGCGGCTCCTGGAGCAGGATGCCTACCGTGTAACCCGGGCTGAGCCGGGCCTCGCCGTTGGACGGAGTGTCCAGACCGGCCATGATTTTGAGGATCGTGGACTTGCCGGCACCGTTGGGGCCGACGACTCCGATTTTGGCACCGGGGAAGAAGGACATGCTGACATCGTCGAGGATGACCTTGTCGCCCACCGCCTTGCGGGCCTTGGTCATAGTGTAAATGAATTCCGCCATGCCTCAAGGCTAGTGCTTGCACCCGGAGAACTCACATTCGCCGTTTCCTGCAGAGCTCAGCGCTGGTCCCCCACGAAGCACAATCCGGTGGGCAATACTGGCTGCACCGTCGTGGACACCGCGCCATTGCGGATCTCGCCGATCACGCAGCTCTTGTCCACTTTGACCGAACCTTGGACGGCTTCGACTTCGAGTCCGGTAGGCGTCTTCGAAATCGACACTTCCACCGCCGACGGCGTCGCCGCCAATCCTTGCAGCGCACTGCGGACCTGGTCTTGGCTGGGTTTCGGACTTTGCCCGGCCAGGGTGCCCAGCGCCGAGGTGACTTGCGCCAACATCAGATCAACTGGACCGGGTGCGGCCGTCGACGTGCCGGAACTGCTCGGCGAGCTGACCGCCGGAGTCTGCGTGTTGCCTGAGCATCCGGCCAGCAGAAGTACGCCGAGGAGGCCGGTTGCGATACCTCCGGCCAACCGGGCACCAGGGGTTTTCTGTAGTCCGCTCACCTTTTCATTCTGCCATGCCGACCGGGTACGGCTTCCGCACTGCGGTTCGCCCCGAGGCGAGTACTGCGAGAACCCCGAACACCGCAGCGACGGCCAAGGCCGCGAACACCGGCCACAGCCCATCGGCGCCGGGTCCCATCGGCCGCAGCGAGTTGACGAAGCCGAACACCACGCCGATGATCGCCAGGGATGCCGCAGCGCCAATCGAATCGGCCATGGAAAGCGCCGAGCCGACCGCACCTTGCGCCCCCTCCGGTGCCTCGGCCAGGGTCAAGGTGCTGAGCCGGGGCAGGCCGAACCC
Proteins encoded in this window:
- a CDS encoding DUF6993 domain-containing protein — translated: MSGLQKTPGARLAGGIATGLLGVLLLAGCSGNTQTPAVSSPSSSGTSTAAPGPVDLMLAQVTSALGTLAGQSPKPSQDQVRSALQGLAATPSAVEVSISKTPTGLEVEAVQGSVKVDKSCVIGEIRNGAVSTTVQPVLPTGLCFVGDQR